In Ancylothrix sp. D3o, the genomic stretch TTTCTTGCACCCTTACTACTTTTTTGGTCGGAAAATCCCTACACTGTTTACTTTTCTCACTGATTCAGCAAGCCCTAGCTAGTAGGGGTGAAATTACCCCCCCTTGCGGTGTTCCCGTCTCTGTAGGGTTATATTCCCCTTTCAAGACTTTCACCAGCTTTTAACCATCTTTGGATTAAATCCCGTTTAGGAAAATTTCCTAATTGCTTCAAGATGGATTCATGGGCAATGTTATCGAAAAATCCTTTGATGTCAGCTTCTAAAACCCAAGCGCCTCTAAGTCTGCAAAGTCTTACAAAACTCTGCTTTATAGCATCTTGACAGCTTCTACCGGGCCTGAAACCGTAATTATTTGGCTCAAACACAGCTTCCCATTCGGGTTCTAGCGCGTTAACTACTATTGCCTGGTCGATTCTGTCGC encodes the following:
- a CDS encoding reverse transcriptase domain-containing protein — protein: MLRSHANLLLSVRRITQTNKGKATAGIDKEIVNTPQARVKLVNNWKGSNQDPTRRVMIAKPNSKLRPLGIPTVRDRIDQAIVVNALEPEWEAVFEPNNYGFRPGRSCQDAIKQSFVRLCRLRGAWVLEADIKGFFDNIAHESILKQLGNFPKRDLIQRWLKAGESLERGI